The Triticum aestivum cultivar Chinese Spring chromosome 7B, IWGSC CS RefSeq v2.1, whole genome shotgun sequence genome window below encodes:
- the LOC123161399 gene encoding agmatine coumaroyltransferase-2-like, whose translation MKITVRSSKSIKPDYGSGHLMAPATANVVPLTVFDKANFDMHVSVIYAFHPPAPSHDVLEAGLAKALADYREWAGRLTLDANGKRCAILLNDAGARFVEATAGVALDSVMPLQPTPEVLSLHPTGGGDELLLIQATRFACGSLVVGLTGHHMVTDGGGWCNLIIAWGQATRGASIDPVPVHDRPSFFLPRNPLKIEYEHHSIEFKPYDDRNSTAGGGDDEVVVERVHFSMDHIAKLKSQASAVAGTGRPYSTVQCVVAHLWRCMTLARGLDGRDVTGLFIAVDGRARMSQRVPDGYTGNVVLWARPTATAGEVVNRPLHHLAELISGAVARIDDAYFKSFIDFACSGAVEEEGLVPTADPAVTVLSPNVEVDSWLRIPFYDLDLGSGRPFFFMPSYLPVEGGVILVPSFYGDGSVDAYVPLFSRHMDAFKNCCTSGLPKL comes from the coding sequence ATGAAGATCACAGTGCGGTCATCCAAGTCCATCAAGCCTGACTATGGCAGCGGCCACCTGATGGCTCCGGCCACGGCCAACGTCGTCCCGCTCACAGTGTTCGACAAAGCCAACTTCGACATGCACGTCTCTGTCATCTACGCCTTCCACCCACCAGCCCCGTCCCATGACGTCCTCGAGGCCGGGCTCGCCAAGGCCCTCGCCGACTACCGCGAGTGGGCCGGCCGTCTCACCCTGGACGCCAACGGCAAGCGCTGCGCCATCCTACTCAACGACGCCGGTGCGCGATTCGTCGAAGCGACGGCCGGCGTGGCGCTCGACAGCGTCATGCCTCTGCAGCCCACTCCCGAGGTGCTGAGCCTGCACCCGACCGGCGGTGGCGACGAGCTGCTGTTGATCCAGGCCACGAGGTTCGCATGCGGGTCCCTCGTCGTTGGCCTGACTGGGCACCACATGGTCACCGACGGTGGCGGCTGGTGCAACCTCATCATCGCGTGGGGTCAGGCCACGCGAGGCGCCTCCATTGACCCTGTCCCAGTGCACGATCGGCCGTCCTTCTTCCTGCCGCGCAACCCGCTTAAGATAGAGTACGAGCACCACAGCATCGAGTTCAAGCCATACGACGACCGCAATAgtacggccggcggcggcgacgacgaggtggtGGTAGAGAGGGTCCACTTCAGTATGGACCACATCGCAAAACTGAAGTCGCAGGCGTCAGCTGTGGCCGGCACGGGCCGGCCGTACAGCACCGTGCAGTGCGTGGTGGCGCACCTGTGGCGGTGCATGACGCTGGCGCGCGGCCTCGATGGGCGTGACGTCACCGGTCTGTTCATCGCAGTGGACGGGCGAGCGCGGATGAGCCAGCGGGTGCCGGACGGGTACACCGGCAACgtggtgctctgggcgcggcctaCAGCCACCGCGGGGGAGGTCGTGAAcaggccgctgcaccacctggcggAGCTCATCAGCGGGGCGGTTGCCCGGATTGACGACGCCTACTTCAAGTCTTTCATCGACTTCGCCTGCTCCGGGGCCGTGGAGGAGGAGGGGCTGGTGCCGACTGCTGACCCGGCGGTGACGGTGCTTAGCCCCAACGTCGAGGTGGACAGCTGGCTGCGGATCCCGTTCTATGATCTGGATCTGGGCAGCGgccggcccttcttcttcatgCCCAGCTACCTGCCAGTGGAGGGAGGGGTCATCCTCGTGCCTTCCTTCTATGGCGATGGGAGCGTGGATGCCTACGTGCCCCTTTTCAGCCGCCACATGGACGCCTTCAAGAACTGCTGCACATCCGGCCTCCCCAAACTCTGA